The Candidatus Poribacteria bacterium nucleotide sequence TCTCCAATGCGTTGAACGTGCATCTCGTGGAGTTGTTCCTGAATTGCACGTCTGAGGTGTTCATCAAGGAGAAATCGGGGCCTCATGCAGGTTCATCCCACAGCGGGTTAAACTTTCCTGCAGCGATCTGTTTCTCCCGCTCCTTTCGGAGGCGTTCTCGTTCTTCAACGAACATGAGGGTAGGTACCTGGGTTTGCTGCCATTCCTTATCTGATTTTTTTTTCTGTTGCCTCACCCGTTCCAAGTAAGCCTCTACCTCGGTTTTGTTTGCCTCATAGTAGAGAAGCGTGGCGTAGATTTTCTCTAAGGGCAGTTTTGGGAAACAGCGCAAAATTTCTTCAGGTTCTTTGCCTTGTAAACGCTCTTCTAACACCTCGTCAATATAGACACGGTGTCCCTTGATGCGGATGCTGGTTTCATCAATAAAGTCAAAATAGTCTTGCACATCCATCGTCTATCTCCTTTTAAGTGATGTTTAAAATTTTAGATGAAAACGTGCGAAAAATCAAGGCTTAATTTGGAAACTCATTTTCAATACCAATTTCTGTTACCAATACATGAAGTTTAATAAAATATTTGGGTAATTCTATGTTCCTCCAAACCCGGTAGGTGCGGTTTGCAACCGCACCATAACTGTCAATTTTAGAAAAATGAACCGTCTCGAATCCAGGCCCGGTAGGT carries:
- a CDS encoding DUF433 domain-containing protein: MDVQDYFDFIDETSIRIKGHRVYIDEVLEERLQGKEPEEILRCFPKLPLEKIYATLLYYEANKTEVEAYLERVRQQKKKSDKEWQQTQVPTLMFVEERERLRKEREKQIAAGKFNPLWDEPA